One segment of Pseudomonas sp. FP2196 DNA contains the following:
- a CDS encoding GNAT family N-acetyltransferase, translating to MWIERLDASHALAYRELMLEAYDRHPQAFTSSVRERAAMPLSWWEARLTSKLDVVLGAFEAGTLAGIVGLAFEPREKARHKVTLFGMYVSADFRQHGLGFELVQAAITQAQKQPELKLIQLTVTAGNDAAFKLYQRCGFIQFGLEPLAVRVGEDYFDKIHMWREL from the coding sequence ATGTGGATCGAGCGGCTGGATGCCAGCCATGCCCTGGCCTACCGTGAGCTGATGCTCGAAGCCTACGACCGCCATCCACAGGCGTTCACCTCCAGCGTGCGTGAACGCGCGGCGATGCCGCTGAGCTGGTGGGAAGCGCGGCTGACCAGCAAGCTTGATGTGGTGCTGGGTGCATTCGAAGCGGGGACGTTGGCCGGCATTGTCGGGCTGGCGTTCGAGCCGCGTGAGAAGGCCCGCCACAAGGTGACGCTATTCGGCATGTACGTCTCGGCCGATTTTCGCCAGCACGGCCTCGGTTTCGAACTGGTGCAAGCGGCAATCACTCAAGCCCAAAAACAGCCCGAGCTGAAACTCATCCAGCTCACCGTCACCGCCGGCAATGACGCCGCGTTCAAGCTGTATCAGCGCTGCGGCTTTATCCAGTTCGGCCTGGAACCGCTGGCGGTGCGGGTGGGCGAGGACTACTTCGACAAGATCCACATGTGGCGCGAACTCTGA
- a CDS encoding LysE family translocator: protein MIPLQDLLIFAAAALLMVLTPGPNMIYLISRSICQGRKAGVTSLLGVVSGFFVHMFAAAAGLTAVFLAVPMAYEVLKWAGALYLLWLAWQAVKPGARSPFEAQQLPPDSSRKLITMGFLTSALNPKIAVFYLSVFPQFITPEHGSVFTQSIILGLTQISVSFSVNLLIALFAAGIASWFVRNPTWLAMQRYFMGMVLGGLAVRLMLEQRRAA, encoded by the coding sequence ATGATCCCGCTTCAAGACCTGCTGATTTTTGCGGCCGCCGCGTTGCTGATGGTGCTGACGCCGGGGCCGAACATGATCTACCTGATCTCGCGTTCGATCTGTCAGGGGCGCAAGGCTGGCGTGACATCGTTGCTTGGTGTGGTGAGCGGGTTCTTTGTGCATATGTTCGCGGCGGCGGCCGGTTTGACGGCGGTGTTCCTCGCCGTGCCGATGGCCTACGAAGTGTTGAAGTGGGCCGGTGCTCTTTACCTGCTGTGGCTGGCCTGGCAAGCGGTGAAACCCGGCGCACGTTCGCCGTTCGAAGCGCAGCAACTGCCGCCGGATTCGTCGCGCAAACTGATCACCATGGGCTTTCTCACCAGCGCACTGAACCCGAAGATCGCCGTGTTCTACCTCTCGGTGTTTCCGCAGTTCATCACCCCTGAACACGGCTCTGTGTTCACCCAGAGCATCATCCTCGGCCTGACCCAGATCAGCGTCAGTTTTTCCGTCAATCTATTGATCGCACTGTTCGCCGCCGGCATCGCGTCGTGGTTCGTGCGCAACCCGACGTGGCTGGCGATGCAGCGTTATTTCATGGGCATGGTGCTTGGCGGCCTGGCCGTGCGCCTGATGCTTGAACAACGGCGAGCTGCCTGA
- a CDS encoding NUDIX domain-containing protein — MTSASVVSPRIIRIAAALLLGPDGQTLLVRKRNTRAFMQPGGKIEPHELPLHALARELEEELGLLIDPTQAAFLGQFSAPAANEPGFVVQAEIFQLTIDAQVTPAAEIEEVIWIDPATDGNVELAPLTRDLILPFYRASLTAIA, encoded by the coding sequence ATGACCTCTGCATCCGTTGTCTCCCCACGCATCATCCGTATCGCCGCCGCGCTGCTGCTCGGCCCCGACGGCCAAACCCTGCTGGTGCGCAAGCGCAACACCCGCGCCTTCATGCAACCGGGCGGCAAGATCGAGCCCCACGAACTACCGCTGCATGCACTGGCCCGTGAGCTGGAAGAAGAGCTGGGTCTGCTGATCGATCCGACGCAAGCCGCGTTCCTCGGTCAGTTCTCGGCACCTGCCGCCAACGAGCCGGGCTTTGTCGTACAGGCAGAGATTTTTCAACTGACCATCGACGCACAGGTCACTCCGGCTGCTGAAATCGAAGAAGTGATCTGGATCGACCCGGCGACCGACGGCAATGTCGAACTGGCGCCATTGACACGCGACCTGATCCTGCCGTTTTATCGAGCCTCGCTGACTGCGATCGCCTGA
- a CDS encoding HD domain-containing phosphohydrolase, with translation MEEQSPPTLTHRPKVLLVDDEESILNSLRRLLRGQPYDVLLATSGAQALELLAQQPVDLVMSDARMPTMDGASLLALVRERHPAAVRIMLTGYADPSAIIKAINDGQIHRYISKPWNDEELLLILRQSLEHQRSEQERQRLERLTRVQNDQLKLLNSTLEKHVASRTAELQQTADMLDLAYEELKHSYVTGTEVFSLLANLRLPPAKQTNRQIIELVRSYCTQHGLDEVTSRDLTMAAALYNVGKLSWTDGMMTTPSDLLHHTDRERYRAYPKQSESLLMTLDPMKDAAQLILHHQERWDGSGFPDRLKGQAIPFGSRLLKLAVDFVELQRGLILERQMNSDEALLYLRQYAGRLYDPELVEDFIQVCAAFLSDVTLADPTVKVLTTRDLVAGMILARNLNADNGMLLLNAGKVLSGLLVEKLIAFEAMEGGKYKVFVKLPQEVEAALTAQGDDL, from the coding sequence ATGGAAGAGCAATCCCCCCCGACACTGACCCACCGCCCCAAAGTGCTGCTGGTCGATGACGAGGAGTCGATCCTGAACAGCTTGCGCCGCCTGTTGCGCGGCCAGCCTTACGATGTCCTGCTGGCCACCAGCGGTGCCCAGGCGCTGGAACTGCTGGCGCAGCAACCAGTGGACCTGGTGATGAGCGATGCCCGCATGCCCACGATGGACGGCGCTTCGTTGCTGGCCCTGGTTCGTGAGCGCCATCCGGCGGCTGTACGCATCATGCTCACCGGTTATGCCGACCCGTCCGCCATCATCAAGGCGATCAATGACGGGCAGATACACCGCTACATCAGCAAGCCGTGGAATGACGAAGAGTTGCTGCTGATCCTGCGTCAGTCCCTTGAGCATCAACGCTCCGAGCAGGAGCGCCAGCGTCTGGAGCGCTTGACCCGGGTGCAGAACGACCAGCTCAAGTTGCTCAACAGCACCCTGGAGAAGCACGTAGCCTCGCGCACTGCCGAACTGCAGCAGACCGCCGACATGCTCGATCTGGCCTACGAAGAGCTCAAGCACAGCTACGTTACCGGCACCGAGGTGTTCTCGCTGCTGGCCAACCTGCGCTTGCCCCCGGCCAAACAGACCAACCGGCAGATCATCGAACTGGTGCGCAGCTACTGCACACAACATGGTCTGGATGAAGTCACCAGCCGCGACCTGACCATGGCCGCGGCGCTCTACAACGTCGGCAAACTGAGCTGGACCGACGGCATGATGACGACGCCATCGGATCTGCTGCACCATACCGATCGCGAGCGTTATCGCGCTTATCCCAAGCAGAGCGAATCACTGCTGATGACCCTGGACCCTATGAAGGATGCGGCACAGTTGATCCTGCATCATCAAGAGCGCTGGGACGGCAGCGGCTTTCCCGACCGGCTCAAGGGCCAGGCGATTCCGTTCGGTTCACGGTTGTTGAAACTGGCGGTGGATTTCGTCGAGTTGCAGCGCGGTTTGATCCTCGAGCGGCAGATGAACAGCGATGAAGCGCTGCTTTACCTGCGTCAGTACGCCGGGCGCTTGTACGACCCGGAACTGGTCGAAGACTTCATTCAGGTGTGTGCGGCCTTCCTCAGCGACGTCACGCTGGCCGACCCGACGGTCAAGGTGCTGACCACGCGGGATTTGGTGGCGGGGATGATTCTGGCGCGCAATCTCAATGCCGATAACGGCATGTTGTTGCTCAATGCCGGCAAGGTCCTGAGTGGGTTGCTGGTGGAAAAACTGATCGCTTTCGAAGCCATGGAAGGCGGCAAGTACAAGGTTTTCGTCAAGTTGCCGCAGGAGGTTGAAGCAGCGCTCACAGCCCAGGGGGATGACCTGTGA
- a CDS encoding EAL domain-containing protein: MNLPSALVNRRVLIVDDSPAIHGDFAKILSPAIPKDDNLGETESLLFGTPSAPQTPRFELDSAFQGSEALDKLEAALAANRPYAMAFIDMRMPPGWDGLETIERLWQVDPKLQVALCTAYSDYSWEDIDRRLALNDRLLILKKPFDAIEIRQMASALTVKWQMTEDATLKMNLLEQAVQARTRELSDANMIVQNSPTILYRLRGDPSFALMYISHNITRYGHVAADLVGSPNWAQALIHPDDQASVDAAMARVLDRHASGATIEFRLRTGQGTWRWVENRYIPVRDHDGRLLEVEGIILDITERRLVEDKLALLARSDGLTGLVNRATLIERLHQAFAAARRGAAPFAVFYLDLDHFKRINDTLGHPIGDLLLQEVARRIRSSVRENDVVARLGGDEFAILQLDVSDPTQSAAMATNIRETLLAPYNLAGNALHISVSIGISTYSPLSTDADSLLGQADMALYRAKEMGRNQYHFHSEAISLEVAERMTIVSELMTALEGDELQLNYAPEMDLHSGRILGMEAQIVWQHPRLGLLAADAFVPAAERTGAIIPLGRWVLDRACRQMQIWRDEGVAPPVMAIKVSLAQLKSGTELIYDVLRTTARWELAPWDLRFDVTEATLAQTKWTHNDVLPRLRELGVTIAIDDFGTEYSSFDYLKTYRVNHLKLAQSFIDSAAQDVAGANALRAIVNFARDLDIGIIAEGQPAPGPHCAPSAVVPLPSAQGLYFIEAVNAEQAGQLLRDGRNAPAPEKEDEA, from the coding sequence ATGAACCTGCCCTCCGCACTCGTCAATCGACGTGTGCTGATCGTCGATGACAGCCCGGCGATCCATGGCGACTTCGCCAAGATTCTCAGCCCCGCCATCCCCAAGGACGACAACCTGGGCGAGACCGAGAGTCTGTTGTTTGGCACCCCATCGGCGCCACAGACCCCGCGTTTCGAACTGGACTCGGCGTTTCAAGGCAGTGAAGCGCTGGACAAGCTCGAAGCCGCGCTGGCCGCCAATCGCCCCTATGCCATGGCCTTCATCGACATGCGCATGCCGCCGGGCTGGGACGGGCTTGAGACCATCGAACGGCTGTGGCAAGTCGACCCCAAGTTGCAGGTCGCCCTCTGCACGGCCTATTCCGACTATTCCTGGGAAGACATCGACCGGCGCTTGGCGCTGAACGACCGCCTGCTGATTCTGAAAAAGCCCTTCGATGCGATCGAGATCCGCCAGATGGCGAGCGCCCTGACGGTCAAATGGCAAATGACTGAAGACGCCACGCTGAAAATGAACCTGCTGGAACAGGCGGTTCAGGCGCGCACCCGGGAACTGTCCGACGCCAATATGATTGTGCAGAACAGCCCGACCATCCTTTATCGACTGCGCGGCGATCCGTCGTTTGCCTTGATGTATATCTCCCACAACATCACTCGCTACGGCCATGTCGCGGCGGATCTGGTGGGTTCACCGAACTGGGCGCAGGCACTGATTCATCCCGATGATCAGGCCAGCGTCGATGCGGCCATGGCACGGGTACTGGATCGGCACGCGTCGGGCGCAACGATCGAATTTCGTCTGCGCACCGGCCAGGGCACTTGGCGCTGGGTAGAAAACCGCTACATCCCGGTACGCGATCATGACGGCCGGCTGCTTGAGGTCGAGGGCATCATTCTGGACATCACCGAGCGGCGTCTGGTCGAGGACAAACTGGCGTTGCTGGCCCGCTCCGACGGCCTGACGGGGCTGGTCAACCGCGCCACGCTGATAGAGCGCCTGCACCAGGCGTTTGCCGCCGCACGCCGTGGCGCCGCACCATTCGCGGTATTTTATCTGGACCTGGATCACTTCAAGCGCATCAATGACACCTTGGGGCATCCGATCGGCGATCTGCTGTTGCAGGAAGTCGCCCGGCGGATCAGATCGAGCGTGCGCGAGAACGACGTAGTGGCGCGTCTGGGCGGCGATGAGTTCGCGATTCTGCAACTGGACGTCAGCGACCCGACCCAGTCGGCCGCCATGGCCACCAATATCCGTGAAACGCTGCTGGCGCCTTACAACCTGGCCGGCAATGCGCTGCACATTTCAGTCAGCATCGGCATCAGCACCTACAGCCCCCTCAGCACCGACGCCGACAGTCTGCTGGGCCAAGCCGACATGGCGCTGTACCGCGCCAAGGAAATGGGCCGCAACCAGTATCACTTCCACTCCGAGGCGATTTCCCTGGAAGTGGCCGAACGCATGACCATCGTCAGCGAATTGATGACCGCGCTCGAGGGGGATGAGCTGCAGCTGAATTACGCACCGGAGATGGATCTGCACAGCGGCAGGATTCTGGGCATGGAGGCGCAAATCGTCTGGCAGCACCCACGACTCGGCCTGCTGGCGGCTGACGCCTTCGTGCCGGCGGCGGAAAGGACCGGCGCGATCATTCCTCTGGGGCGCTGGGTACTGGATCGCGCCTGCCGCCAGATGCAGATCTGGCGCGACGAAGGCGTGGCACCGCCGGTGATGGCAATCAAGGTTTCGCTGGCGCAACTCAAGAGTGGCACCGAACTGATCTACGACGTGCTGCGCACCACCGCACGCTGGGAACTGGCGCCCTGGGACCTGCGTTTCGATGTGACCGAGGCGACCCTGGCCCAGACCAAGTGGACCCACAACGATGTTTTGCCGCGCCTGCGAGAACTGGGCGTGACCATCGCCATCGACGATTTCGGTACCGAATACTCATCGTTCGATTACTTGAAAACCTACCGGGTCAATCACCTCAAACTCGCCCAGAGCTTCATCGACAGTGCGGCCCAGGATGTGGCAGGCGCCAACGCCCTGCGCGCCATCGTCAACTTCGCCCGGGATCTGGACATCGGCATCATCGCCGAAGGCCAGCCAGCGCCGGGGCCACATTGCGCGCCGTCCGCAGTGGTTCCGCTGCCCAGTGCGCAGGGGCTGTACTTCATCGAGGCGGTCAACGCCGAGCAGGCCGGGCAACTGCTCAGGGACGGACGCAACGCACCTGCACCCGAGAAGGAGGACGAGGCATGA
- a CDS encoding bifunctional diguanylate cyclase/phosphodiesterase, whose amino-acid sequence MKTASAHTNRRILIIDDTPAIHDDFRKILAPQAPEEADLNQLEQTLFGTRLTPHLTFQLDSAYQGQEALALVQRALADGTPYALAFIDMRMPPGWDGLETIEQLWRADPNLQIALCTAYSDYSWEAMAERLEFGDQLLILKKPFDSLEIRQMANALTWKWQLAQDAALKMLGLERTIEARVHELLKVSRLLQYDSLTGLPNSTLLGDRLSQALAVCRRHDKQLVVMFLGLDRFKRINNALGHPAGDEMLTRVGQQLLRCVRESDSVFRYGGDEFVVILSDISHPQQTHGIAEKVLAAIRLPQTIAGHDISVTACLGISVYPDDGLEAIELIKKAETAMRNVKDNGPDNIGFFIEAMNQRAREQQSIESGIRRALQQQEFVLHYQPKIDLRTARVVGAEALVRWQKPGDGLVYPSDFIPVAEDSGLIVPLSQWVLGEACRQTRAWQVAGLPTIRMSVNISPIDFRQRDFVENVERILEQSGLAADWLELEITEGVLMQNVEATMTVLNRLKLLGTRLAIDDFGTGYSSLSYLRRFPIDVLKIDQSFIRGLSNDSNDAALVGAIISLGKSLRLNVIAEGIETAEQLAFLKAQHCEEGQGYYFSKALPPDAFAHLLAGAGPAPGTV is encoded by the coding sequence ATGAAAACAGCCTCTGCGCACACCAACCGGCGCATCCTGATCATCGACGACACTCCGGCGATTCACGACGACTTTCGCAAGATCCTCGCCCCGCAAGCGCCGGAGGAGGCCGATCTGAATCAGCTGGAACAGACACTGTTTGGCACCCGTCTGACACCGCACCTGACTTTCCAGCTCGACTCCGCTTATCAGGGCCAGGAAGCGTTGGCGCTGGTCCAGCGCGCGCTCGCCGATGGCACCCCTTACGCCCTCGCCTTCATCGACATGCGCATGCCGCCCGGCTGGGACGGTCTGGAAACCATCGAGCAACTGTGGCGGGCTGATCCGAACCTGCAAATTGCCTTGTGCACCGCCTATAGCGACTACAGCTGGGAAGCCATGGCCGAACGGCTGGAATTCGGCGACCAGTTGCTGATTCTGAAGAAACCGTTCGACAGTCTGGAAATTCGCCAGATGGCCAACGCCCTGACCTGGAAATGGCAACTGGCCCAAGACGCGGCGCTGAAGATGCTCGGCCTTGAGCGAACCATCGAGGCGCGGGTGCACGAACTGCTGAAAGTGTCGCGCCTGCTGCAATACGACAGCCTCACGGGTCTGCCCAACAGCACCCTGCTCGGTGATCGCTTGAGTCAGGCGCTGGCTGTCTGCCGGCGCCATGACAAGCAACTGGTGGTGATGTTCCTCGGTCTTGACCGGTTCAAGCGCATCAACAATGCGCTGGGGCATCCGGCCGGCGACGAGATGCTCACACGGGTCGGCCAGCAACTGTTGCGGTGCGTCCGAGAGTCAGACTCGGTCTTTCGTTACGGTGGCGATGAGTTCGTGGTGATCCTCAGCGACATCAGCCATCCCCAGCAAACCCATGGCATCGCCGAAAAAGTGCTCGCCGCCATCCGCCTGCCGCAGACGATTGCCGGTCATGACATCAGCGTTACCGCCTGCCTGGGTATCAGCGTCTACCCCGATGACGGCCTGGAGGCCATCGAGTTGATCAAAAAAGCCGAAACCGCGATGCGCAACGTCAAGGACAACGGCCCCGACAACATCGGTTTCTTCATCGAAGCGATGAACCAGCGCGCCCGGGAACAGCAGAGCATCGAGTCCGGCATTCGCCGGGCCTTGCAGCAGCAGGAATTCGTCCTGCATTACCAACCGAAAATCGATCTGCGCACTGCCAGAGTGGTGGGTGCCGAGGCATTGGTGCGCTGGCAGAAACCGGGCGACGGCTTGGTCTATCCTTCCGACTTCATTCCGGTGGCCGAGGACAGCGGGCTGATCGTGCCGCTGAGCCAATGGGTGTTGGGCGAGGCCTGTCGCCAGACCCGGGCGTGGCAAGTCGCGGGACTGCCGACCATCCGCATGTCGGTGAACATTTCGCCCATCGACTTTCGCCAGCGTGACTTCGTCGAAAACGTCGAGCGGATACTTGAGCAAAGCGGCCTTGCCGCCGATTGGCTGGAGCTGGAAATCACCGAAGGCGTCCTGATGCAGAACGTCGAGGCGACGATGACCGTGCTCAATCGCCTGAAGTTGCTGGGGACACGACTGGCCATCGACGACTTCGGTACCGGTTATTCAAGCCTGAGCTACCTGCGCCGGTTTCCCATTGATGTGCTGAAGATCGATCAGTCGTTCATTCGCGGCCTGAGCAACGACAGTAACGATGCCGCCCTCGTTGGCGCCATCATCAGCCTGGGCAAGAGCCTGCGCTTGAACGTCATCGCCGAAGGCATCGAAACCGCCGAGCAACTGGCCTTTCTCAAGGCCCAACATTGCGAAGAAGGCCAGGGCTACTACTTCAGCAAAGCCCTGCCGCCCGATGCGTTTGCACATTTGCTCGCCGGCGCAGGCCCCGCGCCAGGGACGGTTTGA
- a CDS encoding cytochrome-c peroxidase has product MSPLRHAIVLALCGLCASPHAEPLNEPLKPLPPVAQQDARRVELGRRLFHEPRLSINNTLSCASCHQLDKNGADSRALSLGFDGKPVAFNTPTVFNAALNFRQFWDGRTETLEEQTNVVITSPHEMGSDWNTVVERIANDADYQRDFAASYPNGVTKANIQQALATFERTLLTPNSRFDQYLLGNTDILTLEEKYGYQRFKEYGCIACHQGVNIGGNMFQKFGVFGDYIADRGNPTEADQGRFNVTADEADRAVFKVPSLRNVALTAPYFHDGSAPTLERAVDAMFQYQLGRMPSEEDKTLIILFLKTLTGQWEGKP; this is encoded by the coding sequence ATGAGCCCTTTGCGCCACGCCATCGTATTGGCCCTCTGCGGACTCTGTGCCAGCCCCCATGCGGAGCCGCTGAACGAGCCGCTCAAACCCTTGCCGCCGGTGGCGCAACAGGATGCCCGACGGGTTGAACTCGGTCGCCGGTTATTCCACGAGCCGCGACTGTCGATCAACAACACGCTGTCCTGCGCCAGTTGCCACCAGTTGGACAAGAACGGGGCCGACAGCCGTGCCTTGTCACTGGGTTTCGACGGCAAACCGGTGGCCTTCAACACGCCGACGGTGTTCAACGCAGCCCTGAACTTCCGCCAGTTCTGGGACGGCCGCACCGAGACACTGGAGGAGCAGACCAACGTTGTCATCACCAGCCCGCACGAGATGGGTAGCGACTGGAACACTGTGGTCGAGCGCATCGCCAACGACGCCGATTATCAGCGGGACTTCGCCGCCAGTTACCCGAACGGCGTGACCAAAGCCAATATCCAGCAAGCGCTGGCCACCTTCGAGCGTACTTTGCTGACCCCCAACTCTCGCTTCGATCAATACCTGCTGGGCAACACCGACATCCTGACCCTGGAGGAAAAGTACGGCTACCAGCGCTTCAAGGAATACGGCTGCATTGCCTGCCATCAAGGGGTGAACATCGGCGGCAACATGTTCCAGAAATTCGGCGTGTTCGGCGACTACATTGCCGATCGCGGCAACCCGACCGAGGCCGATCAGGGGCGCTTCAATGTCACCGCCGACGAAGCAGACCGTGCCGTGTTCAAAGTGCCGAGCCTGCGCAATGTCGCGCTGACCGCGCCGTACTTTCACGACGGCTCGGCGCCCACCCTGGAACGGGCCGTGGACGCGATGTTCCAGTACCAGTTGGGGCGCATGCCCAGTGAAGAGGACAAAACACTGATCATCCTGTTTCTCAAGACCCTGACCGGCCAATGGGAGGGCAAGCCATGA